From a single Brassica oleracea var. oleracea cultivar TO1000 chromosome C5, BOL, whole genome shotgun sequence genomic region:
- the LOC106294748 gene encoding T-complex protein 1 subunit theta — translation MQPYGIQSMLKDGYRHLSGLDEAVIKNIEACKELSTITRTSLGPNGMNKMVINHLDKLFVTNDAGTIVNELEIQHPAAKILVLAAKAQQEEIGDGANLTISFAGELLQNAGALIRAGLHPSDIITGYNKAITKTVEILEQLVESGSETMDVRNKDEVVFRMRAAVASKQFGQEEIICSLVADACIQVCPKNPTNFNVDNVRVAKLLGGGLHNSCIVRGMVLKSDAVGSIKRMEKAKVAVFAGGVDTNATETKGTVLIHSAEQLENYAKTEEAKVEELIKAVAESGAKVIVSGGSVGEMALHFCERYKIMVLKISSKFELRRFCRTAGAVAHLKLSRPSPDDLGYVDSIAVEEIGGVTVTIARNEQGGNSISAVVLRGSTDSILDDLERAVDDGVNTYMAMCRDSRIVPGAAATEIELAQRLKEYANAETGLHSHAILKYAESFQFVPQTLADNAGLDAMEIIASLYTGHGSGNTKLGIDLEEGACKDVSETKVWDLFATKLFALKYASDAACTVLRVDQIIMAKQAGGPRRDLAAAAGAGAEED, via the exons ATGCAGCCTTATGGAATCCAGTCGATGCTCAAGGATGGTTACAGACATCTCTCTGGTCTAGACGAGGCCGTCATAAAAAACATCGAAGCTTGCAAAGAGCTCTCTACCATCACCCGCACTTCTCTCGGCCCCAATG GGATGAACAAGATGGTTATAAACCATTTAGACAAGCTCTTCGTCACAAACGACGCTGGTACCATTGTGAATGAGCTGGAGATTCAGCACCCTGCCGCGAAGATCCTTGTCTTAGCTGCCAAGGCTCAGCAAGAAGAGATCGGAGACGGAGCCAATCTGACAATCTCCTTTGCTGGTGAGCTTCTGCAAAATGCTGGAGCGCTTATCAGGGCGGGACTGCATCCAAGTGATATCATTACTGGATATAACAAAGCAATCACTAAG ACTGTTGAGATTTTGGAGCAACTGGTTGAGAGTGGTTCTGAGACAATGGATGTGCGTAACAAAGATGAAGTGGTGTTTAGGATGAGAGCTGCTGTTGCTAGCAAGCAGTTTGGTCAAGAAGAGATTATATGCTCTCTCGTTGCTGAT GCTTGCATTCAAGTCTGCCCAAAAAATCCAACAAACTTCAATGTAGATAACGTCCGTGTTGCCAAGCTATTGGGAGGAGGGTTGCACAACTCTTGCATAGTCCGTGGAATGGTCTTGAAAAGTGACGCTGTGGGTAGCATCAAACGAATGGAGAAGGCAAAG GTTGCGGTGTTTGCTGGGGGAGTTGATACTAATGCAACAGAGACAAAAGGAACTGTGTTGATCCATAGTGCTGAGCAG CTAGAGAACTATGCAAAGACAGAGGAAGCTAAAGTTGAGGAGCTGATTAAAGCTGTAGCTGAATCAGGAGCCAAAGTGATTGTTAGTGGGGGATCAGTTGGAGAGATGGCATTACATTTTTGTGAGCGTTACAA GATAATGGTTTTGAAAATCAGCTCAAAGTTTGAACTGAGGCGTTTCTGCCGCACAGCTGGGGCTGTTGCTCAT TTGAAACTAAGCCGACCAAGTCCTGATGATTTGGGATACGTTGATTCCATAGCAGTGGAGGAGATTGGTGGTGTGACA GTCACTATTGCAAGAAATGAGCAAGGTGGTAACTCAATCTCCGCAGTGGTTTTGCGTGGAAGCACAGATAGTATTTTGGACGACCTTGAAAGAGCTGTTGACGATGGAGTCAATACATACATG GCCATGTGCAGGGACAGCCGTATCGTTCCCGGGGCTGCAGCTACCGAAATAGAACTGGCTCAGAGGTTGAAGGAATACGCCAATGCAGAAACAGG GTTGCACAGTCATGCTATCCTCAAATACGCAGAGAGCTTCCAGTTTGTACCCCAAACCCTTGCTGACAACGCTGGCCTCGATGCGATGGAAATCATTGCTTCTCTGTACACTGGACACGGGTCTGGAAACACAAAGCTAGGCATTGACTTGGAGGAAGGTGCTTGTAAAGATGTCTCAGAGACTAAAGTGTGGGATCTTTTTGCAACCAA GTTATTTGCTCTTAAGTATGCTTCTGATGCTGCATGCACGGTGCTTCGCGTAGACCAG ATTATAATGGCGAAACAAGCAGGTGGACCAAGGAGAGACTTAGCAGCAGCCGCAGGTGCAGGCGCAGAGGAAGACTAA
- the LOC106294750 gene encoding YTH domain-containing protein 1, whose product MAGASSSSDSFPLETSDWFQELSLGSDASEAPRNHYKGSLQQHYGHVPCGAYTAPSSHGSERKPNLNVGNVINGGDPFGSYPWGYYPSGGYQDQSFGYGHNNNSNTFSHLMMDPHNSSFDQFGYNDHLYSNQGLYGLYGNVIDSGHAYGTFGYDSWKLGRDWYPVDGYRKSRSFNYGRGYSEEKADRLNELCRGPRSSEGLSSTTKQDAPMAVDLHRYNGENFPETFTKEKFFVIKSYSEDDVHNSIKHGVWSSTPTGNKKLNAAYYEAQESCCPVYLLFSVNASGQFVGVAEMTGPVDFNKTVEYWQQDKWIGCFPVKWRIIKDVPNSFLRHVTIANNENKPVTNSRDTQEVNVEDGAKIIKIFKEYMSKTCILDDFKFYETRQKMIRDKKIKQKKQVLDVASVETIH is encoded by the exons ATGGCTGGGGCCTCCTCTTCTTCTGATAGCTTCCCTCTGG AAACATCAGATTGGTTCCAGGAGTTGTCTTTAGGTTCAGATGCAAGTGAAGCCCCTAGGAACCATTATAAG GGTTCTCTTCAGCAACACTATGGACATGTACCTTGTGGTGCATATACTGCTCCATCTTCTCATGGAAGCGAAAGAAAGCCTAATCTTAATGTTGGAAACGTGATAAATGGCGGAGACCCGTTTGGTTCATACCCGTGGGGTTACTATCCTTCTGGTGGCTACCAGGATCAGAGTTTTGGTTATGGCCACAACAACAATTCAAATACCTTTTCACATCTCATGATG GATCCACACAATTCAAGTTTTGACCAGTTTGGATATAATGATCATTTGTATTCAAACCAAGGACTGTATGGACTTTACGGTAACGTAATCGACTCTGGTCATGCTTATGGAACGTTTGGTTATGACTCTTGGAAGCTCGGGAGAGATTGGTATCCTGTTGATGGCTATAGAAAGTCCAGAAGCTTCAACTACGGACGTGGCTACAGCGAAGAGAAAGCAGATAGGCTTAACGAGCTTTGTAGAGGACCAAGAAGCAGTGAAGGTCTCAGCTCTACAACGAAGCAAGACGCTCCAATGGCAGTAGATCTCCATCGCTACAACGGAGAGAACTTCCCTGAAACATTCACCAAAGAGAAGTTCTTTGTGATCAAGTCATACAGCGAAGACGATGTCCACAACAGTATCAAGCATGGCGTGTGGTCCAGCACACCAACTGGCAACAAGAAGTTGAACGCTGCGTATTACGAAGCCCAAGAGAGTTGTTGTCCTGTTTATCTCCTCTTCTCG GTGAATGCAAGTGGGCAGTTCGTTGGTGTTGCGGAGATGACAGGTCCTGTTGATTTCAACAAGACGGTGGAGTATTGGCAACAAGATAAATGGATTGGTTGCTTCCCTGTGAAGTGGCGTATCATCAAAGACGTACCGAACAGTTTCTTGAGGCACGTAACGATTGCTAATAACGAGAACAAGCCCGTTACTAACAGCAGAGACACTCAAGAG GTGAATGTGGAAGATGGAGCCAAAATCATAAAGATATTCAAGGAGTATATGAGCAAGACATGTATACTTGATGACTTCAAGTTTTATGAGACCAGACAAAAGATGATCAGAGATAAGAAGATCAAGCAAAAGAAACAG GTCCTTGATGTAGCTTCTGTAGAAACGATCCACTGA